The window CAAATTTCGACATCAACCATAATTGGTAACAAGGCCAATGACATGATAAACACTTTCGGCTTTTGTCaatgtttaatttgtaattttacttTTAGTATAATGGGAAAACTTCTAGAGCAAACTAAAAGACTCTCCATGGGACAAGGTTTTGTCGACGTTTATTATACTTAGTCATTGGAAAATTTGACAGAGTGGTTTTATcttatagatttcaaaagatgaAGACATTTTTCATATCTTCCATTTTACATACATATTTTCAAAACGTTTTTGCTTTTGTATGGATGAATTGTATATCCAACCATAAAAAGGCTAGACACAATCAGTCAAATGTCATTTGATCATCTTGGAACAAAAACATCTTTGTCTACGCCTCATTTTATTAAGGTTATATTATGTCTTGACGTTTACATATCCTCCAATCATTTCTCAGTTCTTACAACCAACCAAATCGTTACGCTTACATTCCTTCACCAACCAAATACGCATACAGCTTTGAAGCAATATTTGATCAGGACATCTCTCTAAATCTTTCAACAATGTTATGAATATTGTTATAAATTCAGACCAGTACTTTTTAgtgacaataaaaatattatcctAGAAACCTACCAAGTTGCTAGAAGAAGataacatatttattacttTAATCCCTCAAATTTGATATAGTGATTTATTTCCACATGTAAATGTCCATTTAGGTAGTACTACTACCTAactataacattatatataatctCTGATATGCAACATATTCAGTATATATAGTACAACCTACAACAATGGTCCCAAATTGCAATATGTGATGAGACTAATTGACTTGTGGAATGCCAATCAAATTGTAATACTCAAATGATACTTTCACAAGCCTTATAACCATTTTTCTAAAAGTAGGTTACTAATCAATGTAGTTATCGACACACTCCTCTATAGAAGACCACACGCcatttcaatatatattcaaatctcATCTAGAAATTCTCTAGTCCTGTTACTGTTGTTTATCTTTTACCTTAACCTATCAAATAGTCACAAACTATACCTTTTTCATCATTTATTCAATGTCGTTAGAAGAAACAGAACCACCGAACCAGACTCTAGATCATGTCCTAAGCTGGCTCGAGGATTCTGTTTCCTTATCCCCATTACCAGGATTCGATGATTCTTATTTGCTCCAAGATTTTGATGGGTCTCAAACGTGGGAATGGGATCAGACTCAAGACCCGGAACATGGTTACATTCAAAGCTATAGTCAAGATCTTAGTGCATATGTGGGTTGGGAAGCAACTAACATGTAAGTGGTAACAGGAGGTCCACCCATTGATTTGTATCCTTCACCTGTAATTCAGCAACCAAACAATCAGTCCAGGAAAAGGAGCAGTGACAAGCTTATCGAGGCCCAACACGTGAAAAGATCAGCAAGGagcaagaaaaaatcaaacaagtctAGTGAGAAGAGCTGCAAAGATGGTAACAAGGAAGAGAGATGGGCAGAGCAACTACTTAACCCTTGTGCCTTGGCTATTACGTCAAGGAACTCATCAAGGGTTCAACACTACCTTTGTGTTCTCTCTGAACTTGCTTCTTCATCTGGCGATGCAAATCGTCGGCTTGCAGAGTTTGGACTTCGCGCTCTGCAGCATCATCTTTCATCATCCTCTTTGCCATCATCCTCGTCGCGCGTTGTTGCGTTTGCTTCAACAGAAGTGAAGATGTTTCAGAAGACTTTGCTTAAGTTTTATGAGGTAAGCCCTTGGTTTGCTTTGCCTAATAACATGGCAAACTCAGCAATCCTGCAAATTCTAGCACAAGAGCCCATAGATAAAAAGGATCTGCATATTATTGATATCGGTGTCTCTCACGGTATGCAATGGCCCACTTTGTTGGAGGCTCTGAGCTGCAGATCAGAAGGACCTCATCCTCATGTTCGAATAAGTGTTGTATCTGATCTTACCGCAGACATAACTTTCTCTGTTGGTCCACCCGCTTACAGTTATGATTCTCAACTCCTTGGCTTTGCTCGGTCTCTCAAGATCAACCTCCAGATTAGTGTAGTTGACAAGTTCCAACTCATCGATACCTCACCTCACGAGACGTTGATCGTCTGTGCTCAGTTTAGGCTGCATCACCTGAAGTATAGCATCCCTGAAGAGAGAAGCGAAGCTCTGAGGGCACTGAGAAGTTTAAGGCCAAAAGGAGTgattctttgtgagaacaatgGAGAAGGCAGTACCAGTGGGGACTTTGCAGAAGGTTTCTCCAGGAAACTTGAGTATATGTGGAAGTTTCTGGATTCAACAAGCTCAGGATTCAAAGAAGAGAATAGCGAAGAGAGGAAGCTAATCGAAGGAGAGGCAACAAAGGTGTTGATGAATGCAGGAGAGATGGATGAAGGAAAAGAGAAATGGTATCAGAGGATGAGAAAAGCTGGTTTTGCTGCAGAAGCATTTGGTGAAGATGCGATTGATGGAGCCAAATCTTTACTGAGAAAATATGACAAAAATTGGGAAATAAGAATGGAAGATGGAGACACCTTTGCCGGGTTAACATGGAAAGGAGAGGCAGTTTCCTTTTGTTCATTGTGGaagtagctagccatcttttttacGTTTGTCTAACTGAAAAAAGATAAACTAATCTAACTGtactaaacttggaacataagaagGGCACACAAGTGGGACACAATATCTACGGAAAGTATGTCCATATCTGTCAGGTTTTCCCACATTGGGAGCTTCTCTGATATTCACAGACTTGAAGTATCCTCCTCCATTTTGTCCAATGATGTGAGCTGTTTGGTAGCGACAAGTCTCGGTTTGTTCATATCCGTCAAGATCGAAAACCACGGCGACTCTTTTGTCCTCGTCAATGAGGAAACTCGCAGCTTCAACATCAAACTTAAAGCCAGtgagtggtcccatatccactttTAAAAACATGCTCCAAGACACGGCACTAGGCTCGATCTTAGTGGTGATCCAAATCTCCAAGCACCTGTCATAGTGTTGATATAACACGGCGAGCTGCTCTTGTCTGACACAAGATAGAGACACAGTCTCTTCATCATGAGAGTGAAACGGCAGAGGAAGACGCGTCCCAAACCTCTCTGctgtgaaatcaaaacagagtagaAAAACTGGAAGGTCTGTTGTATCTACTTCGTCCGACTCGATTCCCTCTTCTGGCGGCATTAGCTTCTCTTGAGCGTAAAAGTAACTGTTTCCCTCCTTCAAAGACACGCCTCGTTGAAAAAACTCAATATTCCAGTCGGGAGTGAcatcaagaaccctccatgagTTAGAGCTAAAATCGTAGATTTCGAACCCAAAAACAAGCTCTTCGAGGTAATAATCAACAAACCTCAAGACTTTGTGGTTACGGTTCTTGTTGTCATAACCGATAGCATAATTATCTAACCTGTGGAAACTGTCTCTCTGTTGGATCCATCTCGTTTGCCCTAAATAGGGATTCCATACCAAGAGCCTCGAGTTGTCCTTGAGAACGCATAACAATAAACAGTCACTGTGAAAGACTTTAGATACCTCGATTTGGTCAAGTACACTTACTTGGTTTACTACAAACGGATCAACCAAGTCTCCTCCTTCCTTGTCGTTGCGGATTCCTTGGAGATTGGATCTCAAGGAACAAACCCTATTATCCATCATCATGAACCCCAGAAACTGATTACTTGCCGCCGGCACTTCTTCTCCAAATATCTCTGTTACCAAGCCCCCAGAAAGATCCGACATCATTGTTTGTAGGTTTCGAAAAAACACGGCTGCGATGAATTATAGTTTCAGTACTTATAATAACATCGTTAGGTTTGTACTTGTAGTAGGTTGCGAATCCAACGGACAAAGCACAAATCACAAATCACCACTTAAACATCACAGACACCTACATGAActtgtttttagaaaatataaacattaCGAGAACAAGCCCTTGTGAATAGCAGCTAATGGTTATAAAGATTATCCAAGTAGATAAATTGCATTAATGGACACAAATGGGAACTACTCAATCTATCTTgactaaacttggaacataagaggaGCACACAAGTGGGATCACAGTATATCCTTGATTCGGCGGAACTTCTCCAATATTCACAGATTTGAAGTATCCATCTGGTCCAATAATATGCGCTGTCTGGTGGCTACAGGTCCCAGTCATAACATGTCCGTCAAGATCGAAAACCACAGCGACTCTCTCTTCCTCATTAATGAAAAAGCTCCCAGGACAAGGGTCAATAGGGAAACCAGTGAGCTGATGCATATCCACTTCCAAGAACTTGCTCGAAGACACTTCACCGTGACCAATCTTATTTGTAACCCAAATCTCCATTACCTCACATGTCTCCCAACGTTGATGTAACACAGCAAGCTGCTCGTCTCTGACACAAGATAGAGCCAGAGTGTCTTCATCAGAAGCGACAAACGGCAGAGACAGACGTGGTCCAAACCTCTCTgatgtaaaatcaaaacagagcaaagagTCATGAGTCTCTGTTACTCCTCCTTCCAATATTACCTTCTCTTCAGCGTAGAAGTAAGCATACCCTTTCAAAGACTGGCCTCGTTGATGAGACCGTATTATCCCGTTGGGAGTGACATCATCAAGAACCTTCCACGAATGAGAGCTAAAATCATAGATTTCGCAACCAAAAACACGCTCGCTGGATcgataaaaatcaaaaaccctcaagattttgtggttacggTTGTTGTCATACCCAAGAGCAAACCTATCAAATATGTCAAAGTTGTTACTAGGTTGGATCAACCTGGTTTGCCCTAAATATGGATTCCATACCAAGAGTGCTCGAGTTGCGTCCTTTGGGGACGCATAACAGTAAACCATCACAGTGAAAGGCTTTAGATACCTCGATATTGTCAAGTACACTTACttgctttatagatggatcaACCAAGTCACCACCGTCGTCGTTTCGGATTCCTTGGAGATCAAACCTCAGAGAGCAAACCCTAGAATCCATCATCATAAACCCTAGAAACTGATTCGTTGCTGCTGCTTTACCAAAGATCCTATTTTTGGAGAGAGCGTTCCATTTTGGGCAAGTAGATCGCACTGATCTGAGAGAGGTCATAGGAACCCTAGCGAGTATCTCCGCTACCAAATCCTCAGTAAGATCCaacatcgtcgtcgtcgtcgtcattcccaaaaaaacaacaaaaattacataaacGGCGTAGTAGAGAAGCTGTTGCAGAGACAAATGAAACGGCGTCTCGATGAAAGAGATTATAAGATTTCGTTAATGGGCTTACAGATTAAAAAGGGCCTAAACTTGTGATTGGTTTTATAGGGCCTAAACTTGTGATGGGTTTTATACTTTTTAGCTATTCTTTTAAAGCTTAAATTGAAGCAACGGAACTATTTGTTATGTACAAGAAATTAATCGttactataaatatatacaaattacatGGACTAGTTAACAATTTGAAGACTCGTTCATCAGCTTCCCCATCCGACCATAGTTCCAGGGCGGGAAAACGCGAGTCCACGATCATACATCCGTTGAATCTCTTCTCTGTATTCAGTCAGAGACTCATCAGGAATTGGTGGAGTCAGCTCAACCACATCACCCATCTTCAGCTTCCACTTGAGGTCACTTACATGTCTTTGGTTTAGCCTTGGTCTTAGTTCTTCCTTTGCTGGTATCCCGTACATGGACCACCTCGAGCTCCCAGGCCCCGCCCGGCTCAGTAGATCCGAGACTGTAGAACTCGCTGGAAATTCTTGCACAGACATCtgcattttcttgattttttcagTATAACAATCAAAGTGTAAAAACTCTTTTTGTACTAACTAGGCAAGGTTATTAAAAGTTATAACAAACCTTGTCATTTTCGATTACGATGACATAGACTGGTCCGTCCTGGCTACTGTTAGGCTTGTAAGAAGCCGGGCAGTCCTCGGAGTGAGATGGAAACTTGCAAGGGGGTTTGATGGTATCAGAAGAACTGATGGAAGATCTGTCTTTGCTCATTGCTTCGCAATGCCAGGTTACGACCCACCTAGCCCATTCAACCATCTGAAGAACAAACGAAGAGTATTTGCAGTCACCTTCCTTATACCTCCAGTGAGCTGCAAACCCGAATTCTGCTTGCAAATGCATCTCTTGTGTACGTATTTGGACTTCAAGTGGGACTGTTCCATTGTCCATCACTACCGTATGCAAAGATTGATACCTAATAAAATCCAATTTACCAAAGTGAGATTGATTACATTTTAATAAGCCACAACCAACCACAACCTAAAACGACGAGATATACCCGTTGAACTTGGGATCAGTTATGTAATCCTTCAGCTTTCCAGGAACTTCAGACCATACACTATGTACTACTCCTAAGGCCTTGTAACAATCTCCTTCGTTGTCAACAATCAAACGTAGCCCATGAATGTCATGGATTTCATCCACTGTTAGCTTTTTCCTGGTACAATCGAAAGGGCAACATCAACGTTAGTCTTCTAGTAACACTCACTCTGTTTGTTCTgtaaaaagagaggaaagagaactTACTTTAACATCTTGCTGTAGATACTATACAAGCTCTTGTGACGGCCACACAGAACATGATAAGAAATGCCTTCTTTCTTAAGAGCTTGCTCCAATTTTTCTATCGCAGAAGTAATCATGGCTTCATCGAATGAATCCTCGAGCATGGTCGACATCTCATTATGCTGGTCTGGGTGAAGATGCTTGAAACACAGATTCTCAAGCTGAACTTTCCATGTAGAGATTCCCAAACGATTAGCCAAAGGTGCGAATATTTCCAGCGTCTCTTTAGCAAACCTCTGCTGCTTCACTGGGGACAAAGCGTAAAGCGTCTTCATGTTGTGTAATCGATCAGCCAGTTTTATAAGAACAGCTCTTGCATCTGCCATTGCAAGAAACATTGTGTGCAATCGATCTGCTTCAACGGTTTTACACGCTGTATTGTTCTCTCTAGCCAGTTTGCTCAATTGGCTGAGCTTTGAAACCTATACAAAACACAAGACATTGAACTCAATGAGCTAACACACACGGATTTCAAAACCAAGAATCTCNNNNNNNNNNNNNNNNNNNNNNNNNNNNNNNNNNNNNNNNGACATCTCATTATGCTGGTCTGGGTGAAGATGCTTGAAACACAGATTCTCAAGCTGAACTTTCCATGTAGAGATTCCCAAACGATTAGCCAAAGGTGCGAATATTTCCAGCGTCTCTTTAGCAAACCTCTGCTGCTTCACTGGGGACAAAGCGTAAAGCGTCTTCATGTTGTGTAATCGATCAGCCAGTTTTATAAGAACAGCTCTTGCATCTGCCATTGCAAGAAACATTGTGTGCAATCGATCTGCTTCAACGGTTTTACACGCTGTATTGTTCTCTCTAGCCAGTTTACTCAATTGGCTAAGCTTTGAAACCTATACAAAACACAAGACATTGAACTCAATTAGCTAACACACACGGATTTCAAAACCAAGAATCTCAATCAATAAATGTCCATGTTCCTTACCCCTTCGACCAAATCAGCAACTCCTGCTCCAAAGTTTCTAAGAATATAATCATAGCTCATGAACGAATCATCCATAGTATCATGGAGAAGgccagcaacaacaacagttgAGTTAGCTCCGATTTTAGCCAACAACATAGCAGTCTCAACGCAATGTTGAAGGTAAGGATCACCACTAGCTCTCATCTGattacacacacacatcaaACAAAAAGTTTCAGTCACCAAAAAAAAGCAtacaaaaactgaaactttcataaaaatgagactgttttttttttttttctacctgTCCTCTATGAGCTTTCTCTGCTTCATAAAACGCTTTGATAACAGATTCATCCTTGAAGATCTCATGTCTTAATTGAGCACGTCTTAGCAAATCCCTAGCATATGGCTTTCTCGTGTCAACCCCAAAACCATCCTCCATAGGAAACGTAAGCTCATCAACGAGAACAGAATCCGAAGATCCCAATTCGTAATCAACACACGACCCAAGAGCTTTCTTCACGAATCCGTTAAACAATCGACTACTAGCTCCAACACGAAACGAGCCATCGAGATTCCGATCACGAGACGTTCTCATCGGAGGGCTACAACTAGACGAGACAGGACCATGAAAAACAGAGATAGGGCTCTGGTGGTGATCTCGTCTAAGACAAGAAGAATTCACAAATTTCGCAGGGGAATAACAAAAGGAGCTGCTCAAGCTCAGATCtttcaaatcatcacgtagtgAAGAGAACTCATCAACTCCGGTCGAGTAAGAGNCCATGGGAAACGTAAGCTCATCAACGAGAACAGAATCCGAAGATCCCAATTCGTAATCAACACACGATCCAAGAGCTTTCTTCACGAATCCGTTAAACAATCGACTACTAGCTCCAACACGAAACGAGCCATCGAGATTCCGATCACGAGACGTTCTCATCGGAGGGCTACAACTAGACGAGACAGGACCATGAAAAACAGAGATAGGGCTCTGGTGGTGATCTCGTCTAAGACAAGAAGAATTCACAAATTTCGCAGGGGAATAACAAAAGGAGCTGCTCAAGCTCAGATCtttcaaatcatcacgtagtgAAGAGAACTCATCAACTCCGGTTGAgtaagaggaagaggaagacgaagatttgccggagaaaagagaagagagacctCCGACGACGATTGGCTTCTgaggagaggaggaggaggaggccatggaagaaggagatgatgaagacgaaCTCCTGGAAGTCAGATCGAGATCACATGATGAGATCTGATGTGGCGTGGAACAAACGCTGCTTGGTGGGCTAGCGTATAGTGCTATAGTCGTCGCCACCACCATTGGAGCTCGTTGTTTCTGCTTTACAATCCtaagtttcagttttttctttttttttttttttttttttttttaaagtttgtctcagaaatcaaaagaataaaCGAACGGAATTAGCTCCTCAAAATCGTCAATTTTTCCCGggggaaaattaaaaaaaaaaaaaaagtcacctCTTTTATATTGAAACAAACAGATTCACTCAATACCCACGAGTTCTAACACGAAACCCAGATGTATACGGACCtctaggaagaaaaaaaataacttagatttggaggaagaagagaagaaaggtatGTACAATTTATACGAGTTATTGAATATGAAAAGTTGAAGGAAAGGGTCTAATGGAGACAAGAGGGGAAGGGAGGGTGtgcgaggaaggagaagaagaagaagaagaagagacttggACGCTTTGCTTTAAggaagaaattataataatatctgtatttgatttttctttttttttttttttttgtttcgttaaTTAGAAGAATTTAGAAGAAACCAGTgagtgtctctctctctctctcttgctctgTTCTTATTCGTCTGTTTTAAGTTCGGCCGACCAAAGCTTAAACCGAAGTTATACTATTACGCAAATACCCTTTTACGCTTAATCCGGTCTCATTACTTACTACTATTATTAACCAAGTGGAGTTTATTATTACAGTGACTACAGTCTAGAGAGCTCGTTATCCATTATGAGAGAGATGTTTAAGATAGAATATTTGTTAGTGATGCATCCCCGAATCAAAGAtctatgaaaatgaaatgatcTTCCGATTTTGTGTTTACATTTTGATCATATGAAACTTGTCGTCCAAATCCAAAACACGAATTAGAATAATGCTACggatattattagtttaatCCCTGATTCGTTGTGATTAAATAGACTTTGcgataataattttaattaaattgatgacacgctaaaaaaaacttgattaatGGGAATCCAATCAGATGACATCGATATGATCCCAACTTCAATTTGCCTATAAAATACTCAAAACTTATAAACAGGATGAGGTGTGATTGGTAACCAAAAATAAAGTAGT is drawn from Camelina sativa cultivar DH55 chromosome 1, Cs, whole genome shotgun sequence and contains these coding sequences:
- the LOC104778827 gene encoding F-box/kelch-repeat protein At3g13680-like, giving the protein MMSDLSGGLVTEIFGEEVPAASNQFLGFMMMDNRVCSLRSNLQGIRNDKEGGDLVDPFVVNQVSVLDQIEVSKVFHSDCLLLCVLKDNSRLLVWNPYLGQTRWIQQRDSFHRLDNYAIGYDNKNRNHKVLRFVDYYLEELVFGFEIYDFSSNSWRVLDVTPDWNIEFFQRGVSLKEGNSYFYAQEKLMPPEEGIESDEVDTTDLPVFLLCFDFTAERFGTRLPLPFHSHDEETVSLSCVRQEQLAVLYQHYDRCLEIWITTKIEPSAVSWSMFLKVDMGPLTGFKFDVEAASFLIDEDKRVAVVFDLDGYEQTETCRYQTAHIIGQNGGGYFKSVNIREAPNVGKPDRYGHTFRRYCVPLVCPSYVPSLVQLD
- the LOC104778842 gene encoding probable GTP diphosphokinase RSH2, chloroplastic isoform X2 translates to MVVATTIALYASPPSSVCSTPHQISSCDLDLTSRSSSSSSPSSMASSSSSPQKPIVVGGLSSLFSGKSSSSSSSYSTGVDEFSSLRDDLKDLSLSSSFCYSPAKFVNSSCLRRDHHQSPISVFHGPVSSSCSPPMRTSRDRNLDGSFRVGATSSRLFNGFVKKALGSCVDYELGSSDSVLVDELTFPMEDGFGVDTRKPYARDLLRRAQLRHEIFKDESVIKAFYEAEKAHRGQMRASGDPYLQHCVETAMLLAKIGANSTVVVAGLLHDTMDDSFMSYDYILRNFGAGVADLVEGVSKLSQLSKLARENNTACKTVEADRLHTMFLAMADARAVLIKLADRLHNMKTLYALSPVKQQRFAKETLEIFAPLANRLGISTWKVQLENLCFKHLHPDQHNEMSTMLEDSFDEAMITSAIEKLEQALKKEGISYHVLCGRHKSLYSIYSKMLKKKLTVDEIHDIHGLRLIVDNEGDCYKALGVVHSVWSEVPGKLKDYITDPKFNGYQSLHTVVMDNGTVPLEVQIRTQEMHLQAEFGFAAHWRYKEGDCKYSSFVLQMVEWARWVVTWHCEAMSKDRSSISSSDTIKPPCKFPSHSEDCPASYKPNSSQDGPVYVIVIENDKMSVQEFPASSTVSDLLSRAGPGSSRWSMYGIPAKEELRPRLNQRHVSDLKWKLKMGDVVELTPPIPDESLTEYREEIQRMYDRGLAFSRPGTMVGWGS
- the LOC104778842 gene encoding probable GTP diphosphokinase RSH2, chloroplastic isoform X1, which gives rise to MVVATTIALYASPPSSVCSTPHQISSCDLDLTSRSSSSSSPSSMASSSSSPQKPIVVGGLSSLFSGKSSSSSSSYSTGVDEFSSLRDDLKDLSLSSSFCYSPAKFVNSSCLRRDHHQSPISVFHGPVSSSCSPPMRTSRDRNLDGSFRVGASSRLFNGFVKKALGSCVDYELGSSDSVLVDELTFPMEDGFGVDTRKPYARDLLRRAQLRHEIFKDESVIKAFYEAEKAHRGQMRASGDPYLQHCVETAMLLAKIGANSTVVVAGLLHDTMDDSFMSYDYILRNFGAGVADLVEGVSKLSQLSKLARENNTACKTVEADRLHTMFLAMADARAVLIKLADRLHNMKTLYALSPVKQQRFAKETLEIFAPLANRLGISTWKVQLENLCFKHLHPDQHNEMSTMLEDSFDEAMITSAIEKLEQALKKEGISYHVLCGRHKSLYSIYSKMLKKKLTVDEIHDIHGLRLIVDNEGDCYKALGVVHSVWSEVPGKLKDYITDPKFNGYQSLHTVVMDNGTVPLEVQIRTQEMHLQAEFGFAAHWRYKEGDCKYSSFVLQMVEWARWVVTWHCEAMSKDRSSISSSDTIKPPCKFPSHSEDCPASYKPNSSQDGPVYVIVIENDKMSVQEFPASSTVSDLLSRAGPGSSRWSMYGIPAKEELRPRLNQRHVSDLKWKLKMGDVVELTPPIPDESLTEYREEIQRMYDRGLAFSRPGTMVGWGS